The proteins below are encoded in one region of Chelonia mydas isolate rCheMyd1 chromosome 11, rCheMyd1.pri.v2, whole genome shotgun sequence:
- the METTL21A gene encoding protein N-lysine methyltransferase METTL21A, with translation MDNKMALVPYDDSAVWGLQKFHKSSSVYHFANHTIQIKQNWKQLGVAAVVWDAAVVLCTYLEMGSIDLQGRSVIELGAGTGLLGIVATLLGAHVTITDREAALEFLESNVQANLPPDLQPRAVVKELTWGRNLGNFAPGKFDFILGADIIYLEDTFADLLQTLEHLCSEHTVILLSCRIRYQRDQNFLEMLKGRFSVREVHYDPSKDVRVFKAQRSIHKEDF, from the exons ATGGATAATAAAATGGCGTTGGTTCCCTATGATGACAGTGCGGTCTGGGGATTGCAGAAGTTCCATAAATCTTCATCTGTGTATCATTTTGCCAACCACACAATCCAAATCAAACAAAACTGGAAGCAACTGGGTGTAGCTGCAGTCGTATGGGATGCG GCTGTAGTCCTGTGTACTTATCTGGAGATGGGAAGTATTGATCTACAAGGGCGCTCAGTGATTGAACTAGGAGCAGGAACTGGATTGCTGGGAATAGTGGCCACGTTATtgg GTGCTCATGTCACCATCACAGACAGGGAAGCTGCACTGGAATTTCTCGAGTCAAACGTTCAGGCTAACTTACCTCCTGACCTCCAGCCAAGAGCCGTGGTAAAGGAACTGACTTGGGGAAGAAACTTGGGGAACTTCGCGCCAGGAAAGTTTGATTTTATCCTGGGCGCAGACATCATTTATCTGGAAGACACCTTTGCGGATCTGCTTCAGACACTGGAGCACTTGTGCTCAGAACATACTGTTATTCTGTTATCGTGTCGGATTCGCTATCAACGGGATCAGAATTTCCTGGAGATGCTGAAGGGACGATTTTCGGTACGTGAGGTCCACTACGATCCCAGTAAGGATGTACGTGTATTCAAAGCACAGAGGAGCATCCACAAGGAAGACTTTTGA